A segment of the Chryseobacterium scophthalmum genome:
GATTCGATCTCATATGCTAAAATAGAGTCGAAGACAAAAGTTACAACGAATAATAAACCTAGTTTAATGTAGTTGGCTTTGGTTTTATTTTCTCCAAACATGTGAATGAGAAAACCTAATCCTAAAAATACAAATGGAATTAAAGTAACAAATGCACCTTCAATAACGCCCTCATTCCAAGCTTTACTGAAAGCCTGAGCGTCTAATACACTTTGAATTACCGTGCTTTTTGCATCAAAACTTTTAAAGAATGCCGAATAAGAAGTTGAAATATAAAAGGTGAGTAGATATAAAGTAATGGGAACCAGAAGAATGACACCGATCCAAAATTTTGTGGATGCTCCTCTTGTAGCTTTTACATTATATTTTTCAGGATTTCTGGGCAGATCAATGATTTCAGTTTTTAGGGCTTCAATGGTGTGTTGATGATCTTCAATTTCTATGTTTTTGGCTTTTAAATTTTCTTCTTTGGTTTCTTGTGAAACAGTTAAAGCTTTGATTTCTGTTTCTTTATTTTTCTGCTCGTTGACGTAAGATTCTTTTAGTTTTTTTTGTTTTTCAACCATTTCTTTTTCCTCATTTTGAAATTTTGAGTAAACGGCATCAAGGCAGATTGAAAGAGTAGAGTGGTTTCCATTGGTTCTGGAGCTGTCTCTGTACCCCGATTCGTGATAGGTTCTTTTTCTGCTCTCTTCAGTAGATTCTTCGTTTGGCTCTACTTCAATTGTTGAAGGTTGTTGTGTTGGGGGTTCTATAGGAACTGATCTTAATTTAAATAAGTTTTTTATACTAATAGTATCCATGGTTTTTAGTTTTTTAATTCATATAAAATTTCACTTTTGTTCTTCCCGATTTTTACCGCTTCGATCATATAGTCAACAATTGCAATTACATTTTCTTCTAAAAATCCGAACATTAGAACGTACTTTTGCATAGCAGAATATTCGTTTGGAGAAACAATTCCGTCTGCCCAGATCATCACAGTAAGATCGTACAGATAATCTACTTTTTCTTCGATAGTTTGTGGCATCAATGATTTTAAATTAATCGGATTTAAAAGAATTTCGTCTAAATTTTTTGATGAAATTCCTCGTTCTTCAGCGCATTTGTATAGCATTTTTAATTCTAAGGCACTGAAATCGTCATCGCAGATTGCCATCTGATATAACCTTAAAAAATGAGCTTTAAGATTTTCGGTTATTTGATTGTTTTCTATCATGTTTATTCCTCTTTTGGTT
Coding sequences within it:
- a CDS encoding DUF4200 domain-containing protein; protein product: MDTISIKNLFKLRSVPIEPPTQQPSTIEVEPNEESTEESRKRTYHESGYRDSSRTNGNHSTLSICLDAVYSKFQNEEKEMVEKQKKLKESYVNEQKNKETEIKALTVSQETKEENLKAKNIEIEDHQHTIEALKTEIIDLPRNPEKYNVKATRGASTKFWIGVILLVPITLYLLTFYISTSYSAFFKSFDAKSTVIQSVLDAQAFSKAWNEGVIEGAFVTLIPFVFLGLGFLIHMFGENKTKANYIKLGLLFVVTFVFDSILAYEIESKLYELNKTFDSLPFNLKIAFTKIQFWGIIFAGFIVYIIWGVVFDFVMKEHKEKDKIKSEQEIRQKTVLSLTEKINVLKKEIEGILANIGNTKELIIKTKGRIEELQNIIDGVIIPTKDYKLYASEYVQGWVTFIGEKIAVSRTEKQTMIDSCIETYNTNLEAVGANSDNQNLVYLSSL